From a region of the Methanolobus tindarius DSM 2278 genome:
- a CDS encoding CDGSH iron-sulfur domain-containing protein, giving the protein MDKELRPSIKVSKNGPYIAKDVETLRNSKGDLIETKPVMTLCRCGGSANMPFCDGTHAKIGFSGEKEEDRVPDKVETYVGKNISIHRNRGVCCHVGYCVHNLPDVFERGRDPWAEPDAADQEEIAALIRSCPSGALSYTINGELHKDYSEEPEISIMKDGPYNVTGIELNDPDGSVPETQDHYSLCRCGASKNKPFCDGSHYDVEFRDEKN; this is encoded by the coding sequence GTGGATAAAGAGCTCAGACCTTCAATAAAAGTATCAAAAAATGGTCCATATATTGCAAAAGACGTTGAAACACTCAGGAATTCAAAGGGTGATTTAATTGAGACAAAACCCGTTATGACACTTTGCAGGTGTGGAGGGTCAGCGAATATGCCATTCTGTGATGGGACACATGCAAAGATTGGTTTTTCCGGGGAAAAAGAAGAAGACCGTGTTCCTGATAAAGTTGAGACTTATGTCGGGAAAAATATCAGCATCCATCGTAACAGAGGTGTATGCTGTCATGTAGGTTACTGTGTTCACAACCTGCCTGACGTTTTTGAAAGAGGTAGAGATCCGTGGGCAGAACCTGATGCTGCAGATCAGGAAGAGATAGCAGCTCTTATCAGGTCATGTCCTTCCGGTGCATTGAGTTATACTATCAACGGGGAATTGCATAAGGATTACTCGGAAGAGCCGGAAATCTCGATTATGAAAGACGGACCTTACAATGTCACAGGGATAGAACTTAATGATCCAGATGGTTCAGTACCCGAAACACAGGACCATTATTCACTTTGCAGATGCGGTGCATCAAAAAATAAACCATTTTGTGACGGCAGTCACTACGATGTTGAATTCAGGGACGAGAAGAATTGA
- a CDS encoding NAD(P)/FAD-dependent oxidoreductase, with protein sequence MDREINILGGGISGLACAIILCKNGYDVNIYEKREVTGKRFNSDWQGIENWSEETDVLDELKSFGIDLSFDYVPVCELDLHYSDKIRTLTGDNACYLVKRGTADDCLDTCLLNQAKNMGVKILYGTMPDENTPVHVIATGPEKGNIFAKGIKFRTNSPDNYHMAFGDDIAKGFYSYLLIKNGEATIATVFDNKNLHDSENFLNNTIDYFSNYYNPEEVKSGRKFGGFGYFDIRKTLHDDNGAMLIGEAGGLQDYLWGFGMRYAFQSANFAARSIMTGESYDILIRENLHQKLKHSQRNRKLFEILGPLACPLAYHLFNRSKDPLKLLNVVYR encoded by the coding sequence ATGGATAGGGAAATAAACATTCTCGGTGGAGGAATAAGCGGTCTTGCTTGTGCCATAATACTTTGCAAGAACGGATATGATGTTAATATCTATGAGAAAAGGGAAGTCACAGGTAAAAGGTTTAACAGCGACTGGCAGGGAATAGAAAACTGGTCCGAAGAAACTGATGTATTAGATGAGCTGAAATCGTTCGGAATAGACCTGTCCTTTGATTATGTTCCGGTTTGCGAACTTGACCTTCACTATTCTGACAAGATACGCACCCTTACAGGCGACAATGCCTGTTATCTTGTAAAACGTGGTACAGCCGATGATTGTCTTGACACATGCCTTTTGAATCAGGCTAAAAATATGGGAGTTAAGATTCTCTATGGTACAATGCCTGATGAGAATACACCTGTTCATGTGATTGCAACCGGTCCTGAAAAAGGGAACATTTTTGCAAAAGGAATAAAATTCCGGACTAACAGTCCTGATAATTACCACATGGCATTTGGTGATGATATTGCAAAAGGTTTCTACTCATATCTCCTCATCAAGAATGGTGAAGCTACTATTGCAACGGTTTTTGACAATAAGAACCTGCATGATTCTGAGAATTTCCTGAATAACACTATTGATTACTTTTCCAACTACTACAACCCTGAAGAAGTCAAATCAGGCAGGAAGTTCGGAGGTTTCGGATACTTTGATATCAGAAAAACTCTCCACGATGACAACGGCGCAATGCTCATAGGCGAAGCCGGCGGCCTTCAGGATTACCTCTGGGGATTTGGCATGAGATACGCATTCCAGAGTGCAAATTTCGCTGCAAGAAGTATCATGACTGGAGAATCCTATGATATTCTGATAAGGGAAAATCTCCACCAGAAACTTAAACACTCACAGAGAAACAGGAAACTCTTTGAGATACTTGGACCTCTGGCATGCCCACTGGCATATCATCTGTTTAACAGAAGCAAGGATCCGCTGAAGCTTTTGAATGTGGTGTATAGGTAA
- a CDS encoding Imm64 family immunity protein, translating to MGARISIGLTYGIGNLKTLVYDDATVEKLQQELKNIIGYFLDSNGTIKVAKYSENADGENWKEINLDSLFFSLENLKDFSSGYYGEILLNSEIIKGKKLDYTIRTVKETNFFGFLLDIEEADIFKSTSYPDEEIDSITEKLITTMCRIYSHSKYDYAFCDLEAQFYYPLEIFKHSDGYIYSVTIIPNSDSNLTVIKSDWHIDGHNARKKTDKYILYSY from the coding sequence ATGGGAGCACGAATATCAATTGGTCTTACATATGGAATTGGAAATTTGAAAACTCTTGTTTACGATGATGCTACCGTTGAAAAATTACAACAAGAATTAAAAAATATAATAGGGTATTTTTTGGATTCCAATGGAACTATCAAAGTTGCAAAATATAGTGAAAATGCGGATGGAGAGAATTGGAAGGAAATTAATTTAGACTCGCTTTTTTTTTCACTGGAAAATCTGAAGGACTTTTCAAGTGGATATTACGGTGAAATTTTACTCAATTCTGAAATAATAAAGGGTAAAAAACTAGATTATACAATAAGAACTGTAAAAGAAACTAATTTTTTTGGTTTTCTTTTGGATATTGAGGAAGCAGATATTTTTAAATCAACCAGTTATCCCGATGAGGAAATAGACAGTATTACAGAAAAGTTGATTACTACAATGTGTAGAATTTATTCTCATTCAAAATATGACTATGCCTTTTGTGATTTGGAAGCACAATTTTATTATCCTCTTGAGATTTTTAAACATTCAGATGGATATATTTATTCGGTAACTATAATTCCAAATTCCGATAGTAACCTTACTGTAATAAAGAGTGATTGGCATATTGATGGTCACAATGCTAGAAAAAAAACTGATAAATACATTTTGTACTCATACTAA
- a CDS encoding MarR family winged helix-turn-helix transcriptional regulator: MDEIPLGAYISMAYRSHFVRINKQMKELGLSSGQFHVLMVLSDQQGITQDYMAGSLLIDKGTVARALNVLEKNGIVRRIPDENNRRAVLVYLTEKGEQLIPQIEQIDREWEEAAYSGFSEEERKQAKLFLRKIAQNSYENAYEKGDRKWKEFPLKNQ; encoded by the coding sequence ATGGACGAAATACCCCTCGGGGCATACATTTCAATGGCATATCGCAGTCATTTTGTAAGAATAAACAAGCAGATGAAAGAACTTGGCCTCTCATCCGGCCAATTCCATGTTCTTATGGTACTTTCCGATCAGCAGGGAATCACGCAGGATTATATGGCAGGATCACTGCTCATTGACAAAGGAACCGTTGCCAGAGCATTAAATGTTCTTGAGAAAAATGGGATAGTCAGACGTATTCCAGATGAAAATAACCGCAGGGCTGTGCTTGTGTATCTGACAGAAAAAGGTGAACAGCTTATTCCTCAAATCGAACAAATTGACAGAGAATGGGAAGAAGCTGCATATTCCGGATTTTCGGAAGAAGAAAGAAAACAGGCAAAATTGTTTCTTCGCAAAATCGCACAAAACAGCTACGAAAATGCTTACGAAAAAGGTGACAGAAAATGGAAGGAATTCCCCCTGAAAAACCAGTAA
- a CDS encoding HD domain-containing protein gives MKIRELISQYCSSTEKKGNGITIYTLDVPEPIEAPELFSYLGYLSEEPFRKIWASDQYRMIATEIDGKLTVYEHVRMANYRIQLDGLQEKYEVHKEADLTGLADAFAFAVGAHNNATRKSGTLYISHPMNVASILLKENAPLELVMAGLLHDVVEDTDVDIETISSKYGQQVADYVNAVTEPEELRQPASGNKAHTWKQRKEHTISVIKSADREIKLLSCADKLANIRDLISELSIDGECFWDKFNAPKEEQEWYYRSMLEAFATGPQNIAETRAYRELKECVEKLF, from the coding sequence ATGAAAATACGCGAGCTAATCAGCCAGTATTGCAGCAGTACTGAGAAAAAAGGGAACGGTATCACTATATACACACTCGATGTTCCTGAGCCCATTGAGGCACCTGAATTGTTCAGTTATCTGGGTTACCTGTCAGAGGAACCCTTTAGAAAGATATGGGCCAGTGATCAATACAGGATGATAGCAACTGAGATAGATGGCAAATTAACTGTTTACGAACACGTGAGGATGGCAAACTACAGGATACAGCTGGATGGCCTTCAGGAAAAATATGAGGTGCACAAGGAAGCAGACCTGACAGGACTTGCTGATGCGTTTGCATTTGCCGTTGGTGCACACAATAACGCTACGAGGAAATCCGGTACTCTATATATCTCGCATCCGATGAATGTAGCGTCCATCCTTCTTAAAGAGAATGCACCTCTTGAACTTGTAATGGCAGGATTGCTCCATGATGTTGTTGAAGATACCGATGTTGACATTGAAACAATATCAAGTAAATACGGTCAACAAGTTGCTGATTACGTGAACGCTGTTACCGAACCGGAAGAGCTCAGGCAGCCTGCCAGTGGCAATAAGGCACATACATGGAAGCAGCGCAAGGAACATACCATAAGTGTGATAAAAAGTGCTGACCGGGAGATCAAGCTTCTCTCATGTGCGGACAAGCTTGCAAACATCAGGGATCTCATCAGCGAACTAAGTATAGATGGAGAATGCTTCTGGGACAAGTTCAACGCCCCAAAAGAAGAACAGGAATGGTACTACCGTTCAATGCTGGAAGCTTTCGCTACAGGTCCACAGAACATAGCAGAAACCCGCGCTTACCGTGAACTTAAAGAATGTGTGGAAAAGCTGTTCTAA
- a CDS encoding MBL fold metallo-hydrolase, with protein sequence MSEQSKACNITPIPMGKSNAYLVSAPDLVILIDTGCSKNLKPLKQVLRQKELQITDIDYIVVTHAHYDHVGHLAEIKEKSGAKVLAHRDAVDYLKNGHTPFPKGTMLLFKIISNAGNRFFSVGGKFTPVEPDILIEGDYDLLKSEPTIRIIHTPGHTSGSVCLIINDESAIVGDTLFNVLPETVYPPFANDENELIKSWEKLLATGCSVFYPGHGKPFSRDKFRKCFEKKKK encoded by the coding sequence ATGTCAGAACAGAGTAAAGCCTGCAACATAACTCCTATTCCCATGGGAAAATCCAATGCTTACCTTGTTTCCGCTCCAGACTTAGTTATTCTCATCGATACTGGCTGTTCCAAAAACCTGAAACCATTGAAACAAGTCCTGAGACAAAAAGAACTTCAAATCACTGATATTGATTACATTGTCGTGACTCATGCCCATTATGACCATGTAGGCCACCTTGCTGAAATCAAGGAAAAAAGCGGTGCTAAGGTTTTAGCTCATAGAGATGCAGTTGATTATCTCAAAAATGGGCATACACCTTTTCCAAAAGGGACAATGCTTCTCTTTAAAATCATCAGTAATGCTGGAAATCGTTTCTTCTCTGTTGGTGGTAAATTCACTCCAGTTGAACCGGATATTTTAATTGAAGGTGATTATGACCTTTTGAAATCTGAACCAACAATCCGGATAATTCACACACCGGGTCATACTTCCGGTTCAGTCTGTTTGATAATCAATGACGAGTCTGCAATTGTTGGTGATACTCTTTTTAATGTGCTTCCAGAAACAGTTTATCCACCTTTTGCCAATGATGAAAATGAACTTATCAAAAGCTGGGAAAAGTTACTGGCTACCGGATGCAGTGTTTTTTATCCGGGACATGGAAAGCCGTTTTCACGGGATAAGTTCAGGAAATGTTTTGAGAAGAAGAAAAAGTAG
- a CDS encoding MFS transporter: MEGIPPEKPVTGQKSKQKSQRYKTLKLIVILSASMLTIMGSAAVAPALPEMLEFFSDVPDASLLVSMVVTLPALGIIISSPFIGILADKYSRKNMLMIALGIFAFIGATGAVLNSLYIILAFRVLLGVGIAGMTICATALLADNYSGAELKKKIGLQSACMGFGAVVLEVAGGALADISWHAPFYIYLIALLIIPGAMISLSGSKKSNGNEQNNEEKHHAVNNNVEKHFKEKKLPLKSIALIYVATFTLMVLFFSVPTKLPFVLDEKGITSALIIGALISIPGLFGTVGALAQVKVSGFVTEMKTNLFFFIMMGAGVFILSVAPDMPTLIAGLIIAGIAFGIINTTNLSWLGRIAPEESRGKIFSGFTTVLFLGQLASPLVIQPILKTGTLYDAYAFLGIAGICLGLVFGVVNGMGIIEQTPVVSGHPVGIEAEE, encoded by the coding sequence ATGGAAGGAATTCCCCCTGAAAAACCAGTAACAGGTCAAAAATCAAAGCAAAAGTCTCAAAGATACAAGACTTTAAAACTCATAGTCATTCTCAGTGCATCCATGCTCACTATCATGGGTTCAGCTGCCGTTGCACCGGCACTCCCGGAGATGCTGGAATTCTTTTCAGATGTACCGGACGCAAGCCTGCTTGTGTCCATGGTTGTTACTCTCCCTGCACTTGGAATAATCATCAGTTCACCTTTCATCGGAATTCTTGCTGACAAATACAGCAGAAAGAATATGCTCATGATAGCTCTTGGAATATTTGCATTTATAGGAGCTACAGGTGCTGTTCTTAATTCACTCTACATTATACTTGCTTTCAGAGTGCTACTTGGTGTCGGTATCGCAGGAATGACAATATGTGCCACAGCTCTTCTTGCAGACAATTATTCCGGTGCTGAGCTTAAGAAAAAGATAGGACTGCAATCTGCCTGTATGGGTTTTGGGGCTGTGGTACTTGAAGTTGCAGGCGGCGCTCTTGCAGATATAAGCTGGCATGCACCTTTTTACATCTACCTCATAGCACTTTTGATAATTCCCGGAGCCATGATATCGCTCAGCGGATCAAAAAAGAGTAATGGAAATGAGCAAAATAATGAAGAAAAGCATCATGCTGTAAACAACAATGTTGAAAAGCATTTTAAAGAAAAGAAGCTGCCACTCAAAAGTATTGCTCTTATCTATGTCGCTACATTCACCCTAATGGTGCTTTTCTTTTCAGTACCAACGAAACTTCCATTCGTACTGGATGAAAAAGGAATCACATCAGCCCTGATTATCGGTGCTTTGATATCAATTCCAGGACTATTCGGTACTGTTGGAGCACTGGCGCAGGTTAAGGTCTCGGGTTTTGTTACAGAGATGAAGACAAATCTCTTTTTCTTCATAATGATGGGAGCAGGCGTATTCATCCTCTCGGTTGCACCTGATATGCCAACTCTTATAGCCGGGCTGATAATAGCAGGAATCGCTTTTGGAATTATAAACACTACAAACCTTAGCTGGCTTGGAAGAATTGCACCTGAAGAATCACGTGGAAAGATATTCTCAGGATTTACCACCGTGCTTTTCCTGGGACAGCTGGCAAGTCCTCTGGTTATTCAGCCAATCCTCAAGACGGGAACACTCTATGATGCATATGCTTTCCTCGGTATTGCAGGTATTTGTCTTGGACTGGTGTTTGGAGTTGTCAATGGTATGGGAATCATTGAGCAGACACCTGTAGTTTCCGGACATCCTGTGGGAATTGAGGCAGAAGAGTAG
- a CDS encoding subtype A tannase: MLLMAVILPVCSGSTAEEQAELISNYDQDNEALTFDNSAWNYDEDNDVYWQINVVYCSSPETTDYESMGIYVPGAYMDATENDDGTYTCTVNTDNEINGYTAETAPIVFPVNTAGYSAQAAPTSYSYSSISSYLEEGFVYVYAGMRGRDNGYDENDDLIYSGGAPWGVTDLKAAIRYYRFNQELLPGSTDLMFTFGHSGGGAQSCLTGATGDSVLYYDYLESIGAAIYDEDGNYISDVICGAMCWCPITSLDYANEAYEWNMGQYSSSGTRADDTWTSAMSDELAEAYASYINGLGLMDENGEVLTLEESEDGVYTSGTYYDYQLSVIEGSLNNFLSDTTFPYTESAGTTMADGGFGGSGAPSGEMPDGEMPSGDFPGETTSDSSIQSTDDTSDVVSASFFDSIINFLNSLFGNDDNAGTGEDSTTDDSTSEDSDDSTDSSSTTYETAQDYIDSLNSDETWIEYDEETNTVSVVSIEAFANHIKSPSKDVGAFDDLERAQAENKLFGNDESNALHFDTVMAALLEENEDTYAEYDDWDSSYIEEYQTDIQSVDKLGYSSEYRQNAYNPMYYICDYYDGYGSSTVATYWRIRTGIEQGDTASTVETNLALALEQYDAVEGVDFETVWGQGHTTAERTGDSTENFIEWVNECSEQ, translated from the coding sequence ATGCTGCTTATGGCAGTGATATTGCCAGTTTGTTCTGGCAGCACCGCTGAAGAACAGGCAGAACTGATCAGTAATTATGATCAGGACAATGAAGCACTGACATTTGATAACAGTGCATGGAACTACGATGAAGACAACGATGTATACTGGCAGATCAACGTCGTTTATTGTTCATCTCCTGAAACAACCGATTATGAAAGTATGGGAATCTACGTTCCTGGAGCCTATATGGATGCAACTGAAAATGATGACGGAACTTACACCTGTACCGTCAACACGGATAACGAAATAAACGGTTACACTGCAGAAACCGCACCTATCGTATTCCCGGTAAATACTGCAGGTTACTCCGCACAGGCGGCTCCAACATCTTACAGCTATAGCAGCATCTCAAGCTACCTCGAAGAAGGGTTTGTCTATGTTTATGCAGGAATGCGCGGCAGGGACAACGGTTATGACGAAAACGACGATCTGATCTACAGCGGCGGTGCACCCTGGGGTGTAACAGACCTGAAGGCTGCCATCCGTTACTACAGGTTCAACCAGGAACTTCTTCCTGGCAGTACTGACCTGATGTTCACATTCGGACACAGTGGTGGCGGTGCACAGAGTTGCCTTACAGGTGCAACCGGTGACAGTGTACTTTATTATGATTATCTGGAATCAATCGGTGCAGCCATCTATGATGAAGATGGAAACTATATCAGTGATGTAATCTGTGGCGCAATGTGCTGGTGCCCAATCACAAGCCTGGATTATGCCAATGAAGCCTATGAATGGAACATGGGACAATATTCCTCATCCGGAACCCGTGCAGATGATACCTGGACATCCGCCATGTCTGATGAACTGGCAGAAGCATATGCATCTTATATCAATGGACTTGGACTTATGGATGAGAACGGAGAAGTCCTGACTCTTGAAGAGTCAGAAGATGGTGTCTATACATCCGGAACCTATTACGACTATCAGCTATCAGTCATTGAGGGTTCCCTGAATAACTTCCTGAGTGATACTACATTCCCATATACTGAGTCAGCCGGAACGACCATGGCAGACGGAGGATTTGGAGGAAGCGGTGCCCCTAGTGGAGAAATGCCTGATGGTGAAATGCCAAGTGGTGATTTCCCTGGTGAAACAACATCTGATAGCAGTATCCAATCTACTGATGATACTTCAGATGTGGTATCTGCATCATTCTTTGACAGTATAATCAATTTCCTGAACAGCCTTTTTGGAAATGATGACAATGCAGGCACTGGTGAAGACAGTACCACTGACGATTCGACAAGTGAAGATTCCGATGATTCAACTGATTCATCTTCCACAACATATGAAACAGCCCAGGATTATATCGATTCACTGAATTCCGATGAAACATGGATCGAATATGATGAAGAAACAAATACTGTAAGCGTTGTCAGTATAGAGGCATTTGCAAACCATATCAAAAGTCCTTCCAAAGATGTAGGTGCTTTCGATGACCTGGAACGTGCACAGGCAGAGAACAAGCTTTTTGGAAATGACGAAAGCAATGCCCTGCATTTCGACACTGTTATGGCAGCTCTTCTGGAAGAAAACGAAGACACATACGCCGAATATGATGACTGGGATTCTTCCTACATCGAAGAATATCAGACAGATATACAATCCGTTGATAAGCTGGGATACAGTTCTGAATACCGCCAGAATGCTTACAATCCAATGTACTATATCTGTGATTACTATGATGGATATGGCAGTTCAACCGTAGCCACTTACTGGAGAATACGCACAGGTATCGAACAGGGAGATACTGCTTCTACAGTGGAAACAAACCTTGCTCTTGCACTGGAACAATACGATGCAGTAGAAGGTGTTGATTTTGAAACCGTCTGGGGACAGGGGCACACCACAGCAGAACGTACCGGTGACAGCACCGAGAACTTCATTGAATGGGTAAACGAGTGCTCTGAGCAATGA
- the fen gene encoding flap endonuclease-1 yields MGTQIGTLLTKNTITYEELSGKVIAIDAYNTIYQFLSAIRQRDGSMLTDSSGNPVSHLTGLFSRTSRLREANIKPVFIFDGKPPEMKKDTLEKRKECKENAALNYEIAKDEGNLEDMKKYAQATSCITPQILADSKRLLELMGIPWIQAESEAEAQASYMVSRGDVDYVGSQDYDVFLFGAENVIRNLGSTGKRKLPGQKKYVTKTPEHISLSASLEELELSREQLIDLAICIGTDFNEGMHRVGAKTALKLIKKHGDIETLIREEDKDIRACAPLEEIKEFFLNPPVTEDYSFKWKKPDSDSLFDYLVNDRDFSEKQVLKNIQVLEERAASECQSCLGDW; encoded by the coding sequence ATGGGAACGCAAATAGGCACACTACTCACCAAAAACACGATAACTTACGAGGAACTCTCAGGAAAAGTAATAGCAATAGATGCATACAACACAATTTACCAGTTCCTCAGTGCAATTCGGCAGCGTGACGGCTCAATGCTCACCGATTCCTCAGGTAATCCCGTATCGCATCTTACAGGACTTTTTTCAAGAACAAGCAGGCTCAGGGAAGCAAATATCAAACCGGTTTTCATTTTTGACGGTAAGCCACCTGAGATGAAAAAAGATACTCTTGAAAAACGAAAGGAATGCAAGGAAAATGCAGCCCTTAATTATGAGATTGCAAAGGATGAAGGCAACCTTGAGGATATGAAAAAATACGCCCAGGCTACATCCTGTATAACTCCGCAGATCCTTGCTGATTCAAAAAGGCTGCTTGAACTCATGGGAATCCCCTGGATTCAGGCAGAATCCGAAGCAGAGGCTCAGGCATCTTATATGGTTTCCCGTGGAGATGTGGATTATGTAGGCTCACAGGATTATGATGTTTTCCTGTTTGGAGCCGAGAATGTCATTCGCAATCTTGGAAGCACAGGAAAGCGAAAGTTACCTGGACAGAAGAAGTACGTTACAAAAACTCCCGAACACATCTCACTTTCTGCCAGTCTTGAAGAACTGGAACTAAGCCGTGAGCAGTTGATAGACCTTGCAATCTGCATAGGTACTGATTTTAACGAAGGAATGCACCGTGTGGGTGCAAAAACAGCCCTGAAACTCATCAAAAAACACGGTGACATCGAGACACTTATCAGAGAAGAGGATAAGGATATTCGTGCATGTGCTCCGCTTGAAGAGATAAAGGAATTCTTCCTGAATCCTCCTGTCACAGAGGATTACAGTTTCAAGTGGAAAAAACCTGATTCTGATTCATTGTTCGATTATCTTGTAAACGACAGAGATTTCTCTGAAAAGCAGGTGTTGAAGAATATTCAGGTGTTGGAAGAGAGGGCTGCTTCAGAGTGCCAGTCGTGTTTGGGTGATTGGTGA
- a CDS encoding ferredoxin, producing the protein MDKSCISCQLCVDRAPGHFRMAEANANSYVFKQPETDMEKKNCDDALETCPVDAIGNDG; encoded by the coding sequence GTGGATAAAAGTTGCATATCCTGCCAATTGTGTGTCGACAGGGCACCGGGGCATTTCAGGATGGCAGAAGCAAATGCAAACTCATATGTTTTCAAGCAACCGGAAACGGACATGGAAAAGAAGAATTGCGATGATGCTCTGGAAACTTGTCCAGTGGATGCCATTGGAAATGATGGATGA